In one window of Musa acuminata AAA Group cultivar baxijiao chromosome BXJ3-2, Cavendish_Baxijiao_AAA, whole genome shotgun sequence DNA:
- the LOC135630767 gene encoding uncharacterized protein LOC135630767, with translation MHDGGSDPMEHVAAFRAQMALYGTSDALMCRAFPTTIRGPTRTWFNRLHPFLVLSFDQLVPSQLRSNIKDCRDLQNQIEELIRRGHIGHYLKEPGEATPCPRGPVEMQIDVITDEPAAADSSSMARKGYAHSTVEKRPRPELDPEITFRTEEVERYHHDDALVISVWIANARVKRVMVDTGSSTDMLYLDAFKKLGLTNEDLTPMNSVLTGFTGDSISPLETTSLLVTIGEEPRTKTTTNTFMVVDLPLSYSAILGHPMLNKLKAMVSTYHRAIKFLTSTGVEESRSC, from the exons ATGCACGATGGTGGCTCCGACCCTATGGAACATGTTGCCGCATTccgagctcagatggccctctatggcacctccgatgccctgatgtgtcgggcattcccGACCACCATCAGGGGACCGACACGTACATGGTTCAACCGATTGCACCCATTCTTGGTCTTGTCCTTTGATCAGCTG gttccatcgcAACTACGGTCTAACATAAAGGACTGTCGTGACCTCCAAAATCAAATCGAGGAACTAATCCGAAGAGGTCACATCGGGCACTACCTCAAGGAACCAGGAGAAGCAACTCCGTGCCCCAGGGGACCTGTCGAGATGCAGATCGACGTCATTACCGATGAACCTGCTGCCGCCGATAGCAGCTCGATGGCAAGGAAGGGATATGCCCACAGCACGGTGGAAAAGCGACCTCGACCCGAGCTCGATCCCGAAATCACTTTCAGAACCGAGGAGGTTGAGCGCTACCACCACGATGACGCTTTGGTAATCTCCGTCTGGATCGCCAACGCTCGGGTCAAAAGAGTAATGGTCGACACCGGGAGCTCTACTGACATGCTCTACCTCGACGCCTTCAAGAAGCTCGGCTTAACCAATGAGGACCTCACCCCAATGAACTCAGTACTCACCGGATTCACTGGAgattccatctccccgctcgAAACCACCTCCCTCCTTGTCACCATCGGGGAAGAGCCAAGAACCAAGACGACAACAAATACCTTCATGGTAGTTGACCTGCCTTTGTCCTACAGCGCCATCCTCGGCCACCCGATGCTCAACAAACTAAAAGCGATGGTCTCTACCTACCATCGAGCGATTAAATTTCTGACCTCAACGGGGGTCGAGGAATCTCgaagctgttga